A DNA window from Maribellus comscasis contains the following coding sequences:
- a CDS encoding membrane dipeptidase, with the protein MKTPFIDLHTHPAMKPLGRSYYRHPGENNPNRNGKDSLWYYDPPTLLDKATNIVTTLTKFRQADFTSLAKSGAEIVFVSLCGLEKGFVINKLGTRLVGDAVANLVTGLGKKRIDHVQAMPDYFSDLEMEYNFYRQLEGVKYKVDGDWYQYKIVSSFAEIDKEYDPDVKTIFVILSIEGAHAFNGGLQLAGRTINEKEILNNVKKVKSWDRKLFFMGLTHHFYNEMVGHARSLNAKVSKFCDQKEGMDEGFNELGWKLVRQLLDNTNGKRVLVDLKHMSVKARKEYYRFLEDEYPNEIVPLIVSHGAVTGLRSFEEKVEDDLFNFGKFQPDDINFYDDEIVKVAKSGGLFGIQFDERRVGSETVLKKTGPNLTRRKMLFHKSKMIWNQIQHITEVLNRHDMFAWGIQCVGTDNDGMVNPLNGFWTAEDMPVFDSYLEKHAYNFIASAQSDNLKSYNKMAASEIVERFMHGNAYHFLRKNF; encoded by the coding sequence ATGAAAACGCCGTTTATCGACCTTCATACACATCCCGCCATGAAACCCCTCGGAAGAAGTTATTACCGGCATCCGGGCGAAAACAACCCAAACCGGAATGGAAAAGACAGTTTGTGGTATTACGATCCGCCAACGCTACTGGATAAAGCAACCAATATTGTTACTACGCTTACAAAATTCAGGCAGGCCGATTTTACATCGCTGGCAAAAAGCGGAGCTGAAATTGTTTTTGTTTCCCTGTGTGGTCTTGAAAAGGGTTTTGTCATTAATAAACTGGGCACACGCCTGGTTGGTGACGCCGTTGCCAACCTTGTAACCGGCCTGGGAAAAAAGCGAATAGACCATGTACAGGCCATGCCTGACTATTTTTCTGATTTGGAAATGGAGTATAATTTTTATCGTCAGCTGGAAGGAGTTAAATACAAAGTGGATGGCGACTGGTACCAATATAAAATTGTTTCGTCGTTTGCAGAAATTGATAAAGAATATGATCCCGATGTAAAAACCATCTTTGTTATTCTATCCATTGAAGGAGCGCATGCATTTAACGGAGGGCTTCAACTCGCAGGCAGAACAATCAATGAAAAAGAGATTCTAAACAATGTTAAAAAAGTAAAAAGCTGGGACAGGAAATTATTTTTTATGGGCTTAACCCATCATTTTTACAACGAAATGGTTGGACACGCCCGCAGCTTAAATGCCAAGGTAAGTAAGTTTTGCGATCAAAAAGAAGGAATGGACGAAGGATTTAATGAGCTGGGATGGAAACTGGTACGCCAACTTCTCGACAACACCAACGGAAAACGTGTGCTCGTCGATTTAAAACACATGAGTGTAAAAGCGCGGAAAGAATATTACCGGTTTCTGGAAGATGAATACCCCAATGAAATTGTCCCCTTGATTGTAAGTCACGGGGCTGTAACCGGACTGCGATCGTTTGAAGAAAAAGTAGAGGACGACCTTTTTAACTTTGGAAAATTCCAACCCGATGATATTAACTTTTATGATGATGAAATTGTAAAAGTGGCTAAATCTGGTGGTTTATTTGGAATTCAGTTTGATGAACGGCGTGTGGGAAGCGAAACAGTACTCAAAAAAACAGGCCCCAATCTTACCCGCAGAAAAATGCTTTTCCACAAATCAAAAATGATATGGAATCAAATCCAGCATATTACGGAAGTACTTAACCGCCACGATATGTTTGCCTGGGGAATACAGTGTGTAGGAACCGACAACGACGGGATGGTGAATCCGCTGAATGGTTTTTGGACCGCTGAAGATATGCCGGTATTTGACAGTTACCTGGAAAAACATGCTTATAACTTTATTGCTTCAGCACAGTCGGATAATCTAAAAAGCTATAATAA